The genomic interval GCAATTGAAGATGTACAccattttaaaatgaataaataattaGAGACCTTTTAGTCGAAGTATGAACTATATATTACATTAGAAGGAAATTTTAACTTACTTTGATTGTACAAACCAAAGCCATGATTGATTGATATTCCCAGCATAATCAACATGGGAGTAAGTCGCTTCAATATCTGTATTTGGAAAACATAAGAAATGATATTTCTAAAACTAGAAAACTATATCCATTCTTCCAAAAAAAACAAAGATAACGTGCTCGAATAATCATAACCTGAAAATGAGAAATAAAATGTTTGCTTTGATTCTGCAGTTTAATTGATGGAAGTGTCCATATGACCGTGTACAACAAACTGCAAACCAACATCGCTTACTAAATCCATTTGTTGTCAACTACAATGCGAGGGATGTGGGAAATTTGCGGGTATTTCACGCGGTACTGTCCTTTCAGCAAAGGACATTCAAAGATATTAAGTTCTATTAGAGAAGCAGGCAGCCTTTCTCCCACTATATTCTCCAGCTTGGGACACAATCTAATTATTAATGCTTGCAGGGAAGTGAGGTGGAGAAGCCCCGTGCAATCCAACGTGTGCAAACTTGAATGGTTATATATATGCAGGTATATAAGGGAGGGAGGCAGCAATACATAACCCTTCTTTGGAAAGTACTCGACACCATCACATGGACCATCAATGCAAAGATGGGTAAGCATGTCCATTGAAGTTAGAGATGTGCTCATCAATAATTTTTCGCAATTCGCAATCAAAATTGTTCTAAAGCTAGGCGGCATACCCCCTTCAGGAAACATCTCCAATTTTGGACATTCATATATAGACATACTAACTAACTTTGGGAGAAGAGTATTTATGTGACAAGACAGTGATTTTAAATTGACACAGTTGGAGACATACAATGATGACAAGTTGGGTGCAGACAGTCCTTCTCCTGGGAATGATACAAATTTGGGGCAGTCACTAATGTTAATAGCATCGAGATTTTGAAGAACCTTTGAAACGGAAAGACTTTCTATGTTTTCACAGTTGCCGATACGCAGATGATGGAGGTTGGGAAGGGTATCCAGCGGGAGGGTTATGAGAGAATCACAACTTCTATCTATAAAGAGATACTTAAGTGACTCATGCCCGTGATTTGGCTTTGGGAAATCTAGATTACTAGAATTTGTGATGGACAAACTCTCTAAGGATAAGGGTAAACAATCTCTTGGAAACGATATTGCAGAAGAACAATCCCTGATGACTAATTTTTTAAGAGAAATTGGTGGGGTGATGGTAATGGCTTCAAAGACAGACTCTGTCACCTCACTTCCTTTAACATCTAACTCTTCCAATGAAAGGGGTAGCTCATTCAAGGCTATATTATTGCTTTCAAATATGTATAATCTGCGGATGGCAGGAGCCCTTGGGAGAGAAGAAACAAGCTGGTTGCATCCTTCAATACGAATTGTGTCCAAAGCAGGAAGATAAGATGGCAAATCCCCATGTAATCTGGGACAATCATTAATCACAATAGACTTCAATACTGGAAaataaacatttgactcatgaggATGATGCCACACTTTCCAAAATGACATCTTAAAAAACTCCAGACGTTCAAGGGAAGGAAAGTATGTCCCTGAAAAGGTATTGTCATATTCAGTTCCAATAGTCTCCAGCATATTCATTTTACTGATTGTCAAGACCTTGAGAGAGCATAATTGTCCAAGTGATGGAAGGATACAACAATTCAAACAACCATACAGAGATACCTCAGTCAAATTTTGGTAGGAAGGATGTCCAACCCATTCTGGAAATAGTGTGCCCCTGTATCCATCAATATCTAGCATTTTCAGGTTCTTGGAAGGTTGTAACTTTCCAAGTATATCCATCTCACTTTGTGAACTTTGAAAATGGTTCTTTGCATCTTTAGACCATACAAACGATAATTTATTAAGGTACATTTTATCCATTATATTTGCCTGTGATGCTTCAAAGCTGTTGGTCACGTTCTCTAACTTCCTAACAGAAAGTGATCCGTGAAGATTCGAAAGTGTTCCCAATTCTTTGATCCCTTTCGCTTCCTGCGTTCCCACGACAAAGCAACCCAATCGTTGCAAATTGATCAATTTGCTCATTTCTCTAGGCATCTCTTTTAAATTAGTTCCCCGAATTTCCAAATGGCGCAAATTTACCAGATTTTGCATGTCATTGGGAAGCCTTGTTAGCCTTTTACAATTGTACAACTTTAACGTTTGTAGATTATACAGGTTACATAATGACTCAGGTAACATCTTTATAGACGTGGAAGAGAGATCCAAATAACGCAAATGGATTAGTTCATCTATTGAATTAAGAAATGCATCCAGACCTTCAAAGTTGCCAAATTTCAAAACTCTCAAGTACTTCATATTTGACAAAATGAAGCATGACACCTTTTCTTGGTTGAATGGATCATCCCATGAATAGATTGGCGAGATTGTTCTCAGAGACTTTATTCTGCGGAAAACATCAAAGTTTGCTGAGATAGGATCACTGAACTTGGAAAATGACAGATGACGAGTCTTGGCACCAATCTTCGTATCTTTCCCAAGTACTTCTGTTCTAAAATAGAATTCTCCACCAAGCCATGTTGCCAAATCATGCACAAGATCATGCATTACAAAATACCCATAACCAGAATgttgaaaaaatgatttggaagctAAATCATTAAAATATCCATAACCAACTTCTTCTAAAGTCTTGTTATTTCCTGAAGGATGTAAAAGATCCTCCGCCATCCACAACAAGATTAATTTATGTTTATCAAATTGATAATCTTTGGGAAACAATGAACAATATACAAAGCAACGTTTTAAATAGGGAGGGAGATAATGATAACTAATTCTCAATGCTGGAATGATCTTACTCTTATTCTCCCAAATATTATTATTCAGTATACTATTCCAATCCCTGATGTCACGTTTTTCTCGCAACAAGCGCCCAAGTGACTGAGCTGCTAAAGGCAATCCCTTACATTTTCTAACAATCTCTTTGCCAATTTTTCGGAGATCCATATTGTCATCTGGAGAAAGGCACACATTGTTCGCAAACACTGACAAACAATCTTTATCAGACAATTGGTGAAGAGAGTAAGGTTGAAAAGTTTGAACCATAGACGCAACTTTTTCACTACGGGTAGTTACAAGAATTTTACTTCCTATACTTCCATATTGAAGAGGCTTTATAAGAGAATTCCAAGAGTCGTCATCCTCGGTCCAGACATCATCCAAAACAATCAAGAACCTCTTCCCGGTCAGCTTTTTCTTCAAATCTCGATGAAGGATATTCAAGCTATTTGTGCTACAAGTACTTCCCACTTCCTCGGCGATGAACTTTGTAACCTTCAAAACATCGAAATCATCAGAAACACAAACCCAAGCTTTAACATCAAATTTGCTCTTTATATCATCATGGTTGTACACAAATTGGGCTAAAGTTGTTTTTCCAAGGCCACCCATGCCAACAATGGGAATCACACCAGTCTTATCATCATCATGTAAGAGCAATTTGAGTATGGCCTGTTTGTCATGATCCCTACCAAAAATGATAGATCTGTCTTCTAAAGAGGTTGATGGAGTTCTCCATGATGAGTGGTGAGTTGCAATATGTTGAAGACCGAGAATATCTTTGAACTTGAGAATGTATTCCAGCCTAGCAACTATATCTTCCAGCTTACGAACCATATCCCTTTCTTCAAAGTTGAAAAAGCGAGAGAAGTAGTTAACAGTACTCACctgcttgttgttgttgttggaaagaACAGCTTTGGTGGAGATGTGGTCGAGAATGTCATCAGCAAGATAGAGAGCATCTTTGAGATCATCAAGCCATTTGTTAACAGAAGAGTCATGAATCTGCTTCTGTTCAGCATCGTTAAGCACGGCTTCAACAGCATAAAGAGTGTTCTTCAACCGTTGAACCAAATTGACGTCAAGTTTCTTCCTACGGACCAAGTCAACAAGCTGAGGAGATGATAGCCTGTCGAGGACGACTTCAATGAAAGCAGAAAGAAAAGCTTCACCAACAGCTGCGGCAGCCATAAATTCGATCGGAAATGAGGAGATTGATTGTAGATGCAGTTTGCACCAAGTCAATTCGTTCTTTGAGAAAGTGTGCTGCGAACTGTGTTGCTCTTGccatttgtaaaaatattttattagcgGTAAATCACCGATTTGTCTTTTGAGTTTTTAGTAGGGGTGCCAAAAGGAAGCTACATGTGCGGCGTAACGATTGACCCGCATTTTATAAGGTCTCGCTTTGTttcatcatatttttttaaattttcgcgGACATagatattttcataaaattttattattttagactTTAAAAGGTggaaacaaaaatttaaataacaatgtttaaaaaaaattattaaaaaataagtttttcaaaaaatttactaaaatgtctaggttttgcaggacccctagagtatgcgccaaaccatctggttctccctaccaagtccagcgccaatcaccactggaccaactaacgattggtaaaaACATTTTGATTTAATAATCGTAAATGcattcttctcttgttcatttttTGAAAAGGCTTAATGATATCCATATCATAAATGGTATTAAACACTTATTTCTCCACAAATGTCACTAAATAATCATTTAGCCATGGATTAACCATTCTACTTCTCAACTCATTCTTAACATATTTCATCCTCGAGAATACTCGTTCAACACTTAGCCAATCATACTCTTCATGCCAACTATATTGAAAAGAATATTCCCTTCCTCCAATATTTATGGATTCATATTCAGTTAATTGAATTTTACATGGCCCATTCACAAGGTAAGCTCTTCTTACCTCATTTTGATCATTTGGATGATACTCAAGAATTTGACTTCTTTTTCCAAGATCAGTCTCCAAATAAGCCCCTTTTTTAAACACCTTATATGAAGAATGAGGTTCTGGTTGTACATAATTTGAAGAGGGAACCGAAGAAGGTTCTTCGGGATGCCCATTTGAAGGAGCAAGCTTCTTTGGCTATGGAAATCTCGGTTCAGGTGTAAAGTATTTGAGCAACATTATACAATCACAATCAAAATCCAATtaattttacaattcaaaatttcaaattacaaTTATAATTAGAAGTTACAATTTGCTTGCGCGACCAGGGCCGTCTTCAAGGGCGTGCAAAGCGAGCTACCGCACAGAGCCTCAAATTTTCTAGAATTAAATTATAGCTAAAT from Vicia villosa cultivar HV-30 ecotype Madison, WI unplaced genomic scaffold, Vvil1.0 ctg.000415F_1_1, whole genome shotgun sequence carries:
- the LOC131627920 gene encoding putative disease resistance protein At3g14460, which translates into the protein MAAAAVGEAFLSAFIEVVLDRLSSPQLVDLVRRKKLDVNLVQRLKNTLYAVEAVLNDAEQKQIHDSSVNKWLDDLKDALYLADDILDHISTKAVLSNNNNKQVSTVNYFSRFFNFEERDMVRKLEDIVARLEYILKFKDILGLQHIATHHSSWRTPSTSLEDRSIIFGRDHDKQAILKLLLHDDDKTGVIPIVGMGGLGKTTLAQFVYNHDDIKSKFDVKAWVCVSDDFDVLKVTKFIAEEVGSTCSTNSLNILHRDLKKKLTGKRFLIVLDDVWTEDDDSWNSLIKPLQYGSIGSKILVTTRSEKVASMVQTFQPYSLHQLSDKDCLSVFANNVCLSPDDNMDLRKIGKEIVRKCKGLPLAAQSLGRLLREKRDIRDWNSILNNNIWENKSKIIPALRISYHYLPPYLKRCFVYCSLFPKDYQFDKHKLILLWMAEDLLHPSGNNKTLEEVGYGYFNDLASKSFFQHSGYGYFVMHDLVHDLATWLGGEFYFRTEVLGKDTKIGAKTRHLSFSKFSDPISANFDVFRRIKSLRTISPIYSWDDPFNQEKVSCFILSNMKYLRVLKFGNFEGLDAFLNSIDELIHLRYLDLSSTSIKMLPESLCNLYNLQTLKLYNCKRLTRLPNDMQNLVNLRHLEIRGTNLKEMPREMSKLINLQRLGCFVVGTQEAKGIKELGTLSNLHGSLSVRKLENVTNSFEASQANIMDKMYLNKLSFVWSKDAKNHFQSSQSEMDILGKLQPSKNLKMLDIDGYRGTLFPEWVGHPSYQNLTEVSLYGCLNCCILPSLGQLCSLKVLTISKMNMLETIGTEYDNTFSGTYFPSLERLEFFKMSFWKVWHHPHESNVYFPVLKSIVINDCPRLHGDLPSYLPALDTIRIEGCNQLVSSLPRAPAIRRLYIFESNNIALNELPLSLEELDVKGSEVTESVFEAITITPPISLKKLVIRDCSSAISFPRDCLPLSLESLSITNSSNLDFPKPNHGHESLKYLFIDRSCDSLITLPLDTLPNLHHLRIGNCENIESLSVSKVLQNLDAINISDCPKFVSFPGEGLSAPNLSSLYVSNCVNLKSLSCHINTLLPKLVSMSIYECPKLEMFPEGGMPPSFRTILIANCEKLLMSTSLTSMDMLTHLCIDGPCDGVEYFPKKGYVLLPPSLIYLHIYNHSSLHTLDCTGLLHLTSLQALIIRLCPKLENIVGERLPASLIELNIFECPLLKGQYRVKYPQISHIPRIVVDNKWI